The Eriocheir sinensis breed Jianghai 21 chromosome 48, ASM2467909v1, whole genome shotgun sequence genomic sequence CCCTGGAATCAAAGGAGGCAGAAAACAGCAAGACAGAATCTCAGAGGGAAAGAGAAACCTCGGGGTCAAAGGGAACGGAAACTCCAAGAAAGAGACAGTCACTTGATTTAGAAGAGGCAGAAACTTCAGAGAAAAAACTGTCCCTGGAATTAGAAGAGGCAGAAAGTAGCAAGGCAGAAACACCAGAAAACAGACTGTCCTTGGAATTAGAAGAGGCAGAAAGTAGCAAGGCAGAAACACCAGAAAACAGACTGTCCTTGGAATTAGAAGAGGCAGAAAGTAGCAAGGCAGAAACACCAGAAAACAGACTGTCTTTGGAATTAGAAAAGGCAGAAAGTAGCAAGGCAGAAACACCAGAAAACAGACTGTCTTTGGAATTAGAAAAGGCAGAAAGTAGCAAGGCAGAAACTCCAGAGAACAGACTGTTTTTGGAATCCGAGGAGGCAGAAAGCAGTAGTGCCGAGACTCCAGAAAAAAGACTGTACTTGGAATCAGAAGAAACAGAAAGCAGTGATTCAGAAACTCCAGAAAAGAGGACGTCCTTGGAATCAGAGAAGGCAGCAAGCAGCAAGGCCGAAACTACAGGGAAACGACTGTCCTTGGAATCAGAGAAGGCAGCAAGCAGCAAGCCCGAAACTACAGGGAAACAACTGTCCTTGGAATCAGAGAAGGCAGCAAGCAGCAAGGCCGAAACTACAGGGAAACGACTGTCCTTGGAATCAGAGAAGGCAGCAAGCAGCAAGCCCGAAACTACAGGGAAACAACTGTCCTTGGAATCAGAAGAGGCAAAAAATAGCAAGACAGAGACTCCAGGACTGCAGTTAGGATCAGAGGAGGCAGACACCAAGATGACAGTGACTCCAAGGGAAAGAGTAGCCTTACCCTCTGATGTCTCTCcaaaaagaaatgtaaagaaaggaaaattgacttcccatgatgaaaaaagagattCTCCTTTGTATGTGAGGAAGCTGAGTGCAGGGGGTCAagccaaagaaaaggaagaggcggcTGAAAGAAATCCCGTCACCAAACCATTGCCGGTGCCTCCGTCAGAAAGTGTCACCGATAAAGCACAGTGTGAAGGGagcaaaaaaatcatatataccaTTGAAGATGTCTTTGGTTCAGATGTAAGTAGCTCAGATGACTCTAACCTGAAAAGTCCCTCCAGTAAAGAGAATGACTCAGACTCAGGAGACAGCTTTTCCAGTAAGCCCTCCACGCCAGTAGAAGGTGAAGTGCATGTTGCTGAGGAAGAGAATCAGACCACTTTGAGGAGAAGCAACAGGTCAACAAGAAACCGAGGCGTATCACGTTTCCAGTCGGCCGAAGTCTTACGTGTGCAACGAAAGCCATTTGGAGTTGGAAGAGGCCGAGCCAATGGGCGTCAGGCAGCTCCGAGAGGGAGAGGGCGGAGAGGTGGAACTGTACACATTGAGGAGGTGGTGATAGAGGCGATCTTTGGCACTAGTGACTTAAGCTCAAAGGAAACAACCCCTGATGGCAGTGAAGTTGCAGTTCGGCCTAAAATCAAAAGAGGTCTGGGAGCAAGGAGACCTGGAGGTGGGAGGGCCAGAGGGAGAAGCAGATCATTGATAGACAGTCCTGAATCCCCTGACGAAGGagcacagaaggaagggaggaagtctGCAAGTGCTCCAGTGTACAACATTTCTGATTCTTCATCATCACCAGAAGCTTCAGATAAGTCTAGGGAGGATGAGGAACATGAAGCTGCATCTGAACTAGACACAAACAAGAAAGGCAAGGATGGTAAGAGCCTTGAGCTGCAGCAAAATGAGGGCCATGAATTACAGCAAAGTGAGGGCCATGAATTACAGCAAAATGAAGACCATGGATTACAGGAAAATGAAGGCCATGAATTACAGCAAAATGAAGACCATGGATTACAGGAAAATGAAGGCCATGGATTACAGCAAAATGAAGACCATGAATTACAGCAAAATGAAGACCATGGATTACAGCAAAATGAAGACCATGGATTACAGGAAAATGAAGACCATGAATTACAGCAAAATGTGGGCCATGAATTACAGCAAAAGAAAATTAGTAAGTTATCTTTGAATTGGACCCTTAAACCACAGCAAAGCAAGACCCAAGCACTGCAACAAACTAAGGACCATGAATCTCCACAGACTGAGGACCATGAATCTCCACAAACTGAGGAAAGTAATTCAGCTCAAAATAAGGCCCAAAAATTACGACCACCAATCCAAAAGCCATTCTCCTGCTGGGGTGGAGGCATGAAGACCCCAAATTCTTCTGAGGATAGTAATTCAGCTCAAAATAAGGCCCAAGAATTACGACCACCAATCCAAAAGCCATTCTCCTGCTGGGGTGGAGGCATGAAGACGCCCAATTTTTCTGCTGTTAGGAACCACACAACCTTAAAACCAAAGAACTTTAGGATTCTCTGGTCATCAAACTCGAAAGAATCCGGAACCTCTGTGAGTGTCAAGACCATTAATGTAGGGGACCACAGCACTGAGGACCAGCCACATGAGTCAAGTTCTCAGTGTCACCAGCTCCCACAAGAGGATAACTCATTGCATTCAGAGGTTAAAGTTGTGAAGGAGAAGCAATGTGAATCTACTCAGCCTCAGCCCCAGACCAAAGCCACACCTGGGAGTGAACATGAAAAGAGACAGCTGCCTGCATCCACATCCCAGCCTCATCTCCCACAAGAGGATAACTCATTGCATTCAGAGGTTAAAGTTGTGAAGGAGAAGCAATGTGAATCTACTCAGCCTGAGCCCCAGAACAAAGCTACACCTGGGAGTGAACATGAAAAGGGACAGCTGCCTGCATCCACATCTCGGCCTCATCTCCCACAAGAGGAAAGGGCCAGACATGACAAGAAACAGACATTTGAACCCATCTCTCAGCCCCTCAAGACCCCAAAGAGTGTACAAACAGGgagtgaggaaataaagaaacactcatctgCATCAAGTAACCAGACCTCGCAACTTACAAGTAACACTCCAGTTgtgggaaaagaaataaagaaacaatcgTCTTCATCATCTAATCAGGCCTCTCAACCTAAGAGAAAGAACACAGTGGATGGAAGCAAAAAAACGATGGAATGGCCAACTTCATCTACTCAAACTTCTAAACCAaagaacagcagcagcaccaaatcagaagggaaagaaggcatgAAGAACCCAATCCTATCCACCACTGAGACTTCACTGCTcaaacaaaagaacaacaacTCAAATGAAGAAGTTGCAAAAGAGAAGAATAGCTCATCCACCCATCTGGCTCCACAGctcaaaaggaagagaagtaccTCAAGGGAAGAAGGTGCAGAAGAGAAGCTGAGTTCATCCTCCCATCAGGCATCTCACCCCAAGAAGGGCAAGTCCAAAAGAAATAATAACCCATGTAGCAGGGAAGAAGGCATGGAAGGAAAGCCAAGCCCATCCCTGCCTCAGCCTCTTCAGCcccagaagaagagagaaacaccCACACAGAGGAGTCCACAGTCCCAGGGTTGTGCCAGGTTGATCGTCTTCACAGGGCCATCACCCAACATCTCCCTGCACCGACTACGAGAGGAGGGAGACCTGGGCCAAGTGATCAATGTCACACCAAGGCTACacttaaaggaaaaaagaaaaagtcctAAAGTTCCTCAAGGTAAGTTTATTGCTTTCTTCTCTTATGAAACTGAGTAGCATTTTTGTAGTGGCATACCGTATGTCATGTAACCTGGTGTGGAAAGTCTTTTAGGGAGGGACTCacagacttggcatcattgcttgggtgaagGTCTGGAAAGAATACAAAATCAGGTTCCTGTATtttagaacaagttaagaataTGCCAATGAGCGCTCAAGACCAGCACCAAGCAGTGATGCCAGGTCAAGAGTCCCTCCCCAGAGAAAAATCCGCACCACAGACTACAGTACACTTTCTTTGAAACCTTTCATTCTTGCATTGATGTTAAATTTATAGTTTACTGGATAACACTGCTGTGAGTTTTATCTCTGATTGATATATTTACTATTGGGAGATAAGTCACAAAATTCCATTAAATGGTAAATAATTCTGAAAAATTACGAATTGTCACTGTACCGTCATTTTCACCAATGAACTTCCATTTTTTGTGACTGTGAATTCAAATTCTTAGAACAAAATGCTTTTATAATCTATTTATTTAACTAAAAAGTTTATCTCTCCCGGCAGATAAAATAAATAGTGCTGCAAAGTCTTCATCAAAACGGAAGAGGGCCGCCAAGAGCACTCCAGAAGCTGCGGTGGAACAGGAAAGTGTCCTAAAGCCTTCACCGAGGAAGAGGAGTCTGACCTCCAGTTCCAGACATGAAGGAGACCGTCATGGCCCGCAGGCATCTCCTCTGCCCACGTCATTAACACCTGACTGCCGAACTGGAATGGCTAAACTTAATGCTGACTCTACCAAGAGTAAGAACGTGGGTAATGATCCACAGTCCTCTTTACAAGCAAGACTCAAACAGGCAAATGAAGGCAGATCCTCAAAAAAAGTTAAAGGCAAAAATATAACTCAAGCTTCTGGAAAGGAAAGAATTTCTTCTGCTAACAAGTCTTTCACCTTGGTCCCTTCCGGTCGTCATGAGACTGAAAAAACTAGTAAAGCTCATAAAGGAACCCATGACAGTGCAAAAACTTCCTCTAAAAACTGTGGTACAAAGACTGATGTCCCCCCTGCAGAAATGAGCTCTCCTGTTAGGACAGTATCAAGTCACAGTGATGCAGAAGAAAACTCCAAGGAGCACTGCCTCATGACCTACACTGCCTTGCCTTCAACACCTGAGAAAAAGGTGGGACGAATTTGCCATTCCATCGTCAAAGAAGGGAAGGCCATGGTAGCCTTTCCCTCGCCCTCAAAGCCACACTCGGTATTACCTAACTTGATGATTCCTCAGCGTAGTTTGTTCAGGGACCAAACGGACACGGCTGAACAACCTCAAAGTTTTAGCAGCACTTCTTGTTCTCTCCAGGGCAAATCTGGAGGTGAGGGGAATCAGGGATCAAGGAGAATGTTTGATGATTATTCACAACTTAACTTCAGTAATAAGATTGTTATGAATGATGCTGCTGAAAACCTACaccaaggagagaggaaaacagcaaAATGTAACCTGAttagaaaaacgaaggaaagcatTTCAATCAATAGTGTTGGAGGTGATCACCACGGCCCCCAAAATGAAGAGGGGTCTAAGAATTCAGATATTCTGCAAGGTACTGCAAATGAACGAATGCTAACCGACCTCAGAGAATTTACTAATGTTCGTCAGGAAGATTATATTGTGCATGGAAGCCAAAGCTCTTCACACTTcacaggtgatgatgatgaggaaaaagtggaggaagaagaagacagtgACGTCCTGAGGATTGAAGAGCACTCTGAAAATGAGTATGAGGACGTTGAAGTGATTTCCAAAATAGAGCTGCAGTTTAGTAACATGATTGACATTTTCTCCTTAAACCTTGATCATGAAAAGGAAATACAAAGCAAACAGCACACGCCTTCCCCACCAACaacaaagcaaaagaagaaagagaagagttcCACATCCCCAAGAAGAAAAACACCAGCACAGGGCACTCGGAAAGCACCCACAAAGAGTTACCTCACACCAGTCACTCCTAAGAGACCTCTcgccaggaagagaaggagcagtggGGCCACACCTGGATGCCATGCGCTGACAGAGAAAGGCAGGACAAAGGTGGGAAGGGCCAGCATTCAGTCACTCACTTCCCATAAATTTCAAAGCTCAACCGAGGAAGAAGCCGGGTGTTATGCTGGGCGGAGTCGGCcagtggagaggaaaagggagagccACACCTCTACTGAGAAGAGACGAAGGATCACCCCAATAAGGATCGGGGATGTGGAGTCTCGGGGAAAAGTCGGAACTCCCAAAGAACCTCACTGGGGCCATAACAGAGGCGGCGCAGGAGTCCATTGGGAGACGTGAGTGTTCAGTGTTGTGGTAACtttgtgctggtggtggagggaatgcaatttttatttacattattcatccattttccttcatcatcatcatcgtttaacgtccatttattccctatggtggggttgggcgggatatgagcctcctccactgttgccggtccatctTTGGTGCCATCACATGCTCATAGGTTCTCTCAATAAGAAAGAATTaatccggtagctgcgggggtcatgtttcttaaaggcccttcttagcgagaaaaatgagaaaaaattatcactcacacaaaccatttcataatatatatcaacccatttgtgatcagtttatgcatcatctgttttgggagggtttgtatcatggcaaaaatttggcccgtcactggtacacggtagagccacaaatttggcccatcgctggtacacggtaaagccacaaatttggcccgtcgctgctaccgggttaaaccttCCTTATTGAGAGAAGCTATGTCTTGATGGATGACTGAAAGTTTAGTTTATGTCACAGTTATAAATTGATGTTTGATGTATGTATATAGAACGTATCATTTCCAATAAGTATTTTCCAATTGCTTATGAATTTCCTGAATGAACTGGTGCTATGGTAAAGTacataacattattattattgtattatagttttgttagtttttttgttATGCATTAGAAACTGTGGAGGATAATCTTGCATTAGGATTACAGTTGTGAGAAGTGACCGACCTTGTTTTTCCACAGgacggaggggagaggaagtgccTGGGGTCAACTGGAAAGATTCGGAGGTGAGTTGGTCCCCTAATGTTTTGGTGCCTAACCCAAGAAGCAGTGTGTGTATAGCCCTTTAGTTTAGGTGCATAACCCTATCAGCAGTGTTGTATAGTTCTTGAGTTTAAAGCTCCTCTGAGAATTTTAAGTGAAGTTTGATTAAgccaaagaggaacagaaggcaTATTCCTCTTCCTGTATGTCTTGAGCAGACCCCTGACCTCTTATCTGAAGTTAAACATTTGTCTCTGGGTGTCACCAACCACCAGAGGTAGTGACCCTTTCAGTCAACCATGTTGCATTACCTTTATTCCAGGTTAAGCAGAGATAGTCTTCATCTCCTCTAGGTAAAGGAGCGAGATATTCAGTCTTCCTTCCCAAAGAgaccttttcttcattccctccatgTTGTAGATATTTTTCCCATTCTTCAGGGTCAAAGAGgtgtatttttccctttctttcaagtCAGTGAGACATTTATCCTCTCTAAGGTTAAGGAGACATTTTTTCCTAATTTCCAGGTCGAGGAGGTCTGAGTGAACGTAGTGTCAGCTCACTCTCCAGTATCAGTCCTGGACGCCTTTTGATCTCTGAGTCTCCTAGAGGGCCTGACTCCTCTCCAGCAGCCCTGTCAGACTTTGCAGCCCCCATCAACCACACATTGCCCAGCTTGCCCCTAACAACAGTCCctgccaccaccacaccccccaAGACAAGACCTGTGACAGCCCCAGCCTCCCCCATGTCCAGCACTGCCTCTTGGGTGTCTTCAGGCGACCCAAGGCTAGAGAGGCAGGGGACTAACTCACAGACATACATCATTGAGTCAGAAGCATCAAGGGAAGTAGGGGAGGACAACTTTCTAGGAAGGTGAGAAAGTCGAGTTATGAATTTCGTATCATATTTTCAGTCACAGGAGAACTTAAGTGGTGTTCTCATTTGTGATTCAGAAATTTCCACTATTCAGATATAGGTAGCCTTtgttataaatatattttttttagccatatttactttatttgaaccccccccaaaaaattacATGCAGTATATGCAGTATTTGTAAAGCAAGGTTTGCTCATACCAAACTAATAAATTCCATTGAAATAACATGATTTTGCACAAAAAATGAtgttgtgtagtttttttttGCTACCTATCACATATTAAATTGACATCCTACTGTACTTTGATAAAACAGAAGAATGCTAAATGACCACAGCTCCCCCTTCAGACAGCGCAAAGCCCGACATATGGCACAGGAGCTCCACAGAGGCGGCATCTTGGAAATCGCCCGCAGCCCCGACAAGCAACTGGCCATCATGACGAGCCATCTGCAGGTGAGGCAGCGTGTGTGGGAGGTGGCGTTCAGGGGGTCTCAGGTGCCACTTGAACATATATTGAATAACACATGTTGCTATTTTAACTTTTCCCTATTGACGATATGCTAAATGTCTTTTCCTTGACAGGGAGGGAGTCTACACATGAGTGAGGAGAGCCTGCTGAGTTTGCCtcgcaccccccccaccccaggcaagcatctcttcatccctcctcctccaagcctTCCTGGAATCTTctcaaacagcagcagcagcagcagctacttCCACTCACAATCGAGGCAGGACTCCATCAACCTCCCACCGAAGAAGCGAAGGGAGTTGGTCTTCACC encodes the following:
- the LOC126981424 gene encoding uncharacterized protein LOC126981424 isoform X4, which translates into the protein MASLLPSEVARLVLGYVEENKCEKTSAKLQEELPVLAECALQRRKGRKVPLRVGSQNLEDMLADYSASKDYVLESVQNYSSTLKELPRSGSLLSQVQALVAIIINNKDAIKQNKATLGPIKNYKQQRRMVRLQNDLRMRTHNAQCHTSQQLDDQLSATPAEDLPGSSHRDSGYVEHAGDHCGERYRLRSHSHPSGSLPSASHSGHDVEEARQDSFGGDSTSMSLMQDLDTSHQRRKGIVKRRNQSAEQTPVKMSPGLDNEANFEKILKNLYENTALHEKIAENINRGLSTQCKLGHVPGEVDEDNNSLSFSSAKKGRDCSSSSIDGRERNCGVVEPVPGTSGGGDAAFLKEFEHIVTGIISETTSDPVFECLIDEVFGDDGSAGFGQGSTPEPASGPSRLLSTPVPPPPPSSTPSSHSLLPIAQTVPPHQSPVTCHQSPAHNLSTPHIHMSPVNDTSPCLSPTSESHVHHAPMPSFSPGSHPTSSLCKPFPSLPSPKKIDMWANRNLSHENMQVAKDKTQTLSSLRDTVQESLQNASSDSMREDMSSSWSSSVRLESGSSCLTKHTVAAAPSLSCNQKSPPLREGNDGSKTTSFSPPATRLSRRKKSKQNCSTKSKEDENNLGEQLLKEFADFQSSRSDKVDGCEESGKLRSDDQSEAPEEANLTPIELPTEKETANDQEGEGNLKVPSKESTPTSQPRHETQIAGLENTNLEQACQGAPVGGEDAHAGDEGHSGTGQVEMEMETQTAVEPETEPAISSEALAVNVCHSDSKLKEVNKEVQYNNESHALKLNSAPVPLVRSNTIPGLVPSVSSSEENTYTITELAPAAPLDLTSLVSSMCSVDGYDISYPDPTHASAASWSAQTPSSSVVQSANVWDPTEVTQHSLVQQDTDAQRNVESQPKPLTVFLPPVATRKEAEKQLMNFVNEGGFKTMNIPTFTAPLSHSITANKLTGNEIQFHTTSAYPGRLMHTIAPKMASSYPLSQGPADGTEKVSRFTTYTLANNITFTVPEVATLADGPENKGAKGKGSRKTSAKKKTKNSSNNTGSNESKPKKTRPTKSTSKKNGPNKSPTKKTVSKKSAPKKTGSNKSKAKKTTSKKSASKEGESGLTTPQEVTPGAAAESVKPKSSATKKTQETKTNKGKKATPKKRQKTKNKSEAKKPSQRSRKSSKENQESEANMSDNNIISVALSFALNSVTPKKNESLPEEPPTGETSHDGASGTGVSAESVEGVTAETKIVTREEAGSGDPSLSATGGVSGEHTLSRTGLASSEPDDMAAATSDSQGSPGEASCSMKNSGNEVVQASSTEHIAGNTAPQSTSKQKQVSRKFNSGRSPQLKALLELSRSLSPSKRALALKESSQSEESPCIRTLHMRGSQSTPSRKNSHIRVLDFTTPQKRSAFTRSPRRAVTNLKFSPPAGLRFQRNSRKFSQNPAAKPEALKKIAEEESAVTKTIDKEHAVSDKGKLRAGTSSPRKSSPRGSRISPCVRPRSDDRKSDTKCSNSRQTSVGSLSKVDFLDPKHSSLLLSEDEENIVLHLEGEDSLSSCGKSPASESGSVHLFDLPRVDSQGFNFNMITNDPNSDSLEDELPDLMGTFAVSDIVQHSGARPKQMETPSKAAATIPSISLSPVCLEPPTPILPSEQKSNSNTCDDLHTPVPMVVPNVTRTPLIKDYPQGPYSSSSVCSSYYMPSERSFTESEDSPNKLDTLEENAEIEELDSLVSSSENDSELNNTVKYAGSAKSSKQKSGPGHGAKNDVAKSTPKRSPAKLPGKEMGELIEQEMLRLFSGQESSSPTKEPDQVDTPSLKCSASSDSNSRDSSKGKQGKKRRMPSMKYQILVDSTCSEDETDVRSENRLPSVSSSKRRSNEVPAARLKLKKGSRNHCGKADEKEVEQAQGEKPTSDLKEVESSISESRRKTSEMENTDDSMTRTPRKKMTSISEKTENRVMKKSPKRKLLTLESKEAENSKTESQRERETSGSKGTETPRKRQSLDLEEAETSEKKLSLELEEAESSKAETPENRLSLELEEAESSKAETPENRLSLELEEAESSKAETPENRLSLELEKAESSKAETPENRLSLELEKAESSKAETPENRLFLESEEAESSSAETPEKRLYLESEETESSDSETPEKRTSLESEKAASSKAETTGKRLSLESEKAASSKPETTGKQLSLESEKAASSKAETTGKRLSLESEKAASSKPETTGKQLSLESEEAKNSKTETPGLQLGSEEADTKMTVTPRERVALPSDVSPKRNVKKGKLTSHDEKRDSPLYVRKLSAGGQAKEKEEAAERNPVTKPLPVPPSESVTDKAQCEGSKKIIYTIEDVFGSDVSSSDDSNLKSPSSKENDSDSGDSFSSKPSTPVEGEVHVAEEENQTTLRRSNRSTRNRGVSRFQSAEVLRVQRKPFGVGRGRANGRQAAPRGRGRRGGTVHIEEVVIEAIFGTSDLSSKETTPDGSEVAVRPKIKRGLGARRPGGGRARGRSRSLIDSPESPDEGAQKEGRKSASAPVYNISDSSSSPEASDKSREDEEHEAASELDTNKKGKDGKSLELQQNEGHELQQSEGHELQQNEDHGLQENEGHELQQNEDHGLQENEGHGLQQNEDHELQQNEDHGLQQNEDHGLQENEDHELQQNVGHELQQKKISKLSLNWTLKPQQSKTQALQQTKDHESPQTEDHESPQTEESNSAQNKAQKLRPPIQKPFSCWGGGMKTPNSSEDSNSAQNKAQELRPPIQKPFSCWGGGMKTPNFSAVRNHTTLKPKNFRILWSSNSKESGTSVSVKTINVGDHSTEDQPHESSSQCHQLPQEDNSLHSEVKVVKEKQCESTQPQPQTKATPGSEHEKRQLPASTSQPHLPQEDNSLHSEVKVVKEKQCESTQPEPQNKATPGSEHEKGQLPASTSRPHLPQEERARHDKKQTFEPISQPLKTPKSVQTGSEEIKKHSSASSNQTSQLTSNTPVVGKEIKKQSSSSSNQASQPKRKNTVDGSKKTMEWPTSSTQTSKPKNSSSTKSEGKEGMKNPILSTTETSLLKQKNNNSNEEVAKEKNSSSTHLAPQLKRKRSTSREEGAEEKLSSSSHQASHPKKGKSKRNNNPCSREEGMEGKPSPSLPQPLQPQKKRETPTQRSPQSQGCARLIVFTGPSPNISLHRLREEGDLGQVINVTPRLHLKEKRKSPKVPQDKINSAAKSSSKRKRAAKSTPEAAVEQESVLKPSPRKRSLTSSSRHEGDRHGPQASPLPTSLTPDCRTGMAKLNADSTKSKNVGNDPQSSLQARLKQANEGRSSKKVKGKNITQASGKERISSANKSFTLVPSGRHETEKTSKAHKGTHDSAKTSSKNCGTKTDVPPAEMSSPVRTVSSHSDAEENSKEHCLMTYTALPSTPEKKVGRICHSIVKEGKAMVAFPSPSKPHSVLPNLMIPQRSLFRDQTDTAEQPQSFSSTSCSLQGKSGGEGNQGSRRMFDDYSQLNFSNKIVMNDAAENLHQGERKTAKCNLIRKTKESISINSVGGDHHGPQNEEGSKNSDILQGTANERMLTDLREFTNVRQEDYIVHGSQSSSHFTGDDDEEKVEEEEDSDVLRIEEHSENEYEDVEVISKIELQFSNMIDIFSLNLDHEKEIQSKQHTPSPPTTKQKKKEKSSTSPRRKTPAQGTRKAPTKSYLTPVTPKRPLARKRRSSGATPGCHALTEKGRTKVGRASIQSLTSHKFQSSTEEEAGCYAGRSRPVERKRESHTSTEKRRRITPIRIGDVESRGKVGTPKEPHWGHNRGGAGVHWETTEGRGSAWGQLERFGGRGGLSERSVSSLSSISPGRLLISESPRGPDSSPAALSDFAAPINHTLPSLPLTTVPATTTPPKTRPVTAPASPMSSTASWVSSGDPRLERQGTNSQTYIIESEASREVGEDNFLGRRMLNDHSSPFRQRKARHMAQELHRGGILEIARSPDKQLAIMTSHLQGGSLHMSEESLLSLPRTPPTPGKHLFIPPPPSLPGIFSNSSSSSSYFHSQSRQDSINLPPKKRRELVFTSDQGKPQEFSKDSNI